GCGGCAGCTTTTTGTAAAGATACCGGATTATTATCGAAATAATTGGCTGAATATGGGAAAGGAAGCGTTGCTCAATACTCCGAGAAAGTAGTTTTGCGACACTCCCTTGTTCTGTATTCAGTTTGCCTTTTGGGTGGGTTCACAACTTATTCCTGTGACTCCCCGTCTTTGAGCCCGGGTTTTTTTATATTTGTTTAGTTCAATTTAACGGTGTGATTGTTCTGCAAAGCAGCTAGTTTTTAGCTAAACTGATTAAACCGAAAGCCTTTCGATAGCTATCCGCGGCTTCGCTTGTTTTGCCAAGCTCGCACAGCAGTTCACCCTTTATGCTCCACAATTCACAGTCAAATTCTTCATCCGGCAGGCTGTTGCAAAGTACTAACGCATCTTGGTGCCTGTGCAAAGTAATTAAACATTTAATTTTATTAAGCTCGATGGCTCTTTTATCCTTTTCTGATTTCCCCAACTGCAATGCTATATCGTAGTGTTTTAAAGCCTCCTCTTCATGACCGGTGGTCTCCAGGCACATAGCTAAATTATTTTCCAGGGTGGCATCGCCGGGGTAGGTTTGAACAGTTCTTGTAAGATAGTCTACAGCTTTATTCTGCTGGTTTGTTTTTATATAACAGGCCGCTAAGTTATTTAAAATATCATAGTCATTAGGAGCTAAACCACGAGCCAGTTCATAGCAAATTTGTGCTTCCTCAAACCGGTTAAGCAGGAATAAACTATATCCTTTATTGTTTAAAAGCCCGAGATTGTTGAGACCTAGATTTTGAGCCTTTTCGTAAAACTCCAGCGCTTCCGGATGCCTGTTTAACTTATTGAGGGCAAGTCCTATATTGAAACATAAAACAGCGTCGGCTCCGCCCTCCTCTAAGTCATGTAGAAACATTTTTAATGCATCTTGCACATAGCCATTTTCCAGTAATTCCAGTCCAATGTTGTTTGAGTTCGTAAGGTTATCGCCATGTCTTTCTTCCAGTTCCGCTTGATGGGCCCATTGGCCGGTGTGGGCATGGGACACTGCCGGCGACTTTTCCCTATGGCTCTTCAGCCAATATAAAAAGCTACCTATATTCTCTTGGCCGACTGCCTTTTTCCAGTAAGTGACTGCTTTATCGACTTGTCCTTTTTTGAGGTATAAGCGACTGGCATGTAAATACAGCTTTTGGTTATTTGGGGCATTGGTAATAGCCCATTTTATAATACTCAGGGAATTAGTAAGGGAACCTAGTCTTTCCACGATTACAGCCAGACTGTACAGTATCTGAACGCTAATATTAATGCTTTTTAGGTTTTTAATGATGCCATCCATTTAGATACACCCCCTTATGGTTTAATAACATATATTCGATATAGGGAAACCATTTCCTTCCATATAAATGTAAAAATAATGTAATATTTTAAATTAGTGGCAAGACGTGTTTGGGGAGTATGATGCCTGGTTTTTAAATGCATAATAGAAAAAGCCTAAAAAGGGGGAAGTAGATTGGAAAAAAACAAAAATAAAAGTTCTAAAGCGACAGGCGCGACTTTTGTGGAAGAGTCTACGGGTTCAGCGACTATGATTAATCTGGATGGGCAGTGGGATCATGACTTCACCGATCATAATGTTAGCGATCATAAGAAGAAAGCCGGCAAATAATGCCGGTGTTTTTTCTTTTTAAGCATATTCAGTTAAGCATGACATAAAATTTACAGTAAACAGGGAGGTGCGGATAAAATGAGTTCCATAAAACAT
This genomic interval from Desulfoscipio sp. XC116 contains the following:
- a CDS encoding tetratricopeptide repeat protein, which produces MDGIIKNLKSINISVQILYSLAVIVERLGSLTNSLSIIKWAITNAPNNQKLYLHASRLYLKKGQVDKAVTYWKKAVGQENIGSFLYWLKSHREKSPAVSHAHTGQWAHQAELEERHGDNLTNSNNIGLELLENGYVQDALKMFLHDLEEGGADAVLCFNIGLALNKLNRHPEALEFYEKAQNLGLNNLGLLNNKGYSLFLLNRFEEAQICYELARGLAPNDYDILNNLAACYIKTNQQNKAVDYLTRTVQTYPGDATLENNLAMCLETTGHEEEALKHYDIALQLGKSEKDKRAIELNKIKCLITLHRHQDALVLCNSLPDEEFDCELWSIKGELLCELGKTSEAADSYRKAFGLISLAKN